Proteins encoded by one window of Cylindrospermum stagnale PCC 7417:
- a CDS encoding AAA family ATPase has translation MLQRLYVHNFRCLENFELTMKEMPSVLLIGKNGVGKSTIATALEVFQSIGRGINRLRELVKSKDFARGRSDVPIRLEMEVLLKGKIYKYILALELPEKFKELRVFEEQLLVEGEPIYSRKEAQVTLYTTSKNREAQFMVDWHLVALPVIQEQSETDPLHIFKTWLAHMIILAPIPSLMTGDSNGETLEPKREGSNIGEWFSGLLGRYPAAYREVEKYLRKVMPDFQDFLNELIGKDFKNLIVQFEANKANLSVDFQDLSDGEKCFFLCAIVLAANKFYGPVFCFWDEPDNYLSISEVGHFITSLRRSFKNSGQILVTSHNPEAIRKFSNENTFVLDRKSHLEPTLIRLLSEMSVQGDLINALICGDIEL, from the coding sequence ATGCTCCAAAGATTATATGTACATAACTTTAGATGTTTAGAAAACTTTGAACTGACCATGAAAGAGATGCCATCTGTTCTCTTGATTGGAAAAAATGGTGTGGGTAAATCAACTATTGCCACTGCATTAGAAGTATTTCAATCTATTGGTAGAGGTATCAATAGATTGCGCGAACTTGTTAAGTCTAAAGATTTTGCTCGTGGCAGGTCTGATGTTCCCATTCGATTAGAAATGGAGGTATTACTTAAGGGTAAAATATATAAATATATTCTTGCTTTGGAGTTGCCAGAAAAATTTAAAGAGCTTAGAGTCTTTGAAGAACAATTGTTAGTTGAAGGAGAACCAATTTACTCTCGAAAAGAAGCTCAAGTTACTCTTTATACTACCTCAAAAAATCGTGAGGCTCAGTTTATGGTAGATTGGCATCTGGTAGCCCTCCCAGTCATTCAAGAGCAATCTGAAACTGATCCGCTTCATATTTTCAAAACTTGGCTTGCTCACATGATTATTTTAGCCCCTATTCCCAGTTTGATGACTGGAGACTCTAACGGTGAAACTTTGGAGCCAAAGCGAGAGGGTTCAAATATCGGGGAGTGGTTTTCTGGTTTACTCGGTCGCTATCCTGCGGCCTACAGAGAGGTTGAAAAATATCTCCGAAAAGTTATGCCAGACTTTCAAGATTTTCTCAATGAACTTATCGGTAAAGACTTCAAAAATTTGATTGTTCAGTTTGAAGCAAATAAGGCAAATTTGAGTGTTGATTTTCAAGACTTATCTGATGGCGAAAAATGTTTTTTCCTTTGTGCTATCGTATTAGCCGCTAACAAATTTTATGGGCCAGTTTTTTGCTTTTGGGATGAGCCTGACAACTATCTCTCCATATCAGAAGTTGGACATTTTATAACATCCCTGCGACGCTCATTTAAGAATAGCGGGCAAATTCTAGTGACTTCTCATAATCCTGAAGCAATCCGAAAATTTTCCAATGAAAATACATTTGTACTTGATCGAAAAAGTCACTTAGAGCCAACTTTGATTAGACTGCTTAGTGAAATGTCTGTTCAGGGCGATCTGATCAATGCTTTGATTTGTGGCGATATAGAACTATGA